A region of Bacillota bacterium DNA encodes the following proteins:
- the yedF gene encoding sulfurtransferase-like selenium metabolism protein YedF — MKEKVFFIGSDSLGRGEEELGKLLMANFLRQLGEAPEKPKALFLANTGVKLCAQGSKAIDHIKKLEESGVEVLLCRTCVEWFDLEGKLAAGKISAMGTLVALSGESSIISL, encoded by the coding sequence TTGAAAGAGAAGGTCTTCTTCATTGGTTCCGACAGTCTGGGCCGTGGCGAAGAAGAGCTAGGCAAGCTGCTCATGGCCAACTTCCTGAGGCAGCTTGGTGAGGCCCCGGAGAAGCCCAAAGCCCTGTTCCTGGCCAACACTGGCGTTAAGCTGTGCGCCCAGGGCTCCAAGGCGATCGATCATATCAAGAAGCTTGAGGAGTCCGGCGTCGAGGTGTTGCTGTGCCGGACCTGCGTCGAGTGGTTCGACCTGGAGGGGAAGCTGGCGGCCGGGAAGATTTCGGCGATGGGGACGCTGGTGGCGTTGAGTGGGGAGTCTTCCATTATATCCCTTTAA